GCGTGCACCCCGACGACGCGGACGTTGCGCTCGATCGTACTGAGGTGCTCGGCCCAGGCCGTGAGTCGCTCACCGAAGCGCGTCGGGGCCATGGTGGAGGGGTCCGGGGCGAGGCGCGGCGCGACGAGCGCGGTGTTCTCGCCGGCGAGAGCCACGACCCGGTCGTATTCGTCGCGGTTGTCCACAGAGATCACCGCGGAGCCCTCGATGGCCAGGCGCAGCAGATGGTCGGTCTTGATCGCGGCGGAGACGATGATGCGCTCACCGGCCACGCCGCGGCCGAGCACCTGGCGCAGCTCGTCATAGCTGGCCACGTCCACACCGTGGCCCGCGTCGCGCACCGCGTCGACGAAGACCAAGCCCTTGTTCGCCTTGCGCGCGAAGAACACTTTGACCTCTACCCCGCAGCGCTTGCCGGCCTCGACGAGCTCGTTGATGTTGGACTCCATCGGGCCGGGGTCGAGCACGTTGACTGGGCTGGCGTAGGTGTCCAGCAGGTCCTGGCAGGCCTCGGGGTTGGCGACCAGGTCGGCGGCCCAGTTTTCCGTTCGCGCGGTCAGCGGCGGGGCACCGTGGACGCGCCCGGGGTGCGCCATCGCGGCCGCGGAGACCCGGTCGGCCCACGCGGGGATGACCTCGTGCTTGTCGCGGCGCAGCGTGTCGTGGCCGAGGATCCAGCCCTCGTTCATCCGCCCGGCTGCGGCCAGGTGGGACTGGCCGTCGACCGTGCCGTCGCGCGCGACTTTCAGGCTCACGCCGTCGTAGGTGCCGGCGAGGCCCGCGGCCACGAGGTCGCCCACGAGCGTGCCCTCGACGACGCCCGGCGCGGCGGTGACCGAGTCGACCATGACGCTGGCCCCGACCTCTTTCGCCAGCTCCGCGAGGTCCTCGTCGCCGCGGCTAAGGACGTCGGTACGCACGCGTCCGGCATCGATGGCGTCGACGAGATCGCGGGCCGTTTCGGGCGGAGGGCCGAACGCGACGCGCTCGAGAACACGGGTGAGCCGGTAGAAGCGCTGCCCGCCGAGCGTGTCGCGCCCGCCGAAGGAGGCGCGCTGGATGATCGCGGGGTAGAGCGCGCGCCAGACGTAGCCCACGGCCAGTGCCGCCGTCCACGGCCGCTCACCCGTGGCTGCGGCCAGCGAGGCGCGCAGCTCGGCCACCGCATCGCCGGTAAAATCCTCGCCCGCGATGACCACGCCCACGTCCCCGCTGCCGCCCTGGGCGTCGAGGACCACCCGCGCCGCCTCGGTGAGCACGGAGACAAACTCCTCGTAGGAGGCGCTGGTGGTGATCGCATCGCTGAAGCGGCCCAGGTCCGGTTCACACGCAGGATAGGCCTTGACCTCCATGAACCGCCCCGAGCGGGTCACGGGGAAAAACGCCCGCGCCGGCGCGTAGCGCACAACGTCCATAAACGACAGCGCCGCCCCGCGCACCAGCACGACGTCCTCGGGCGCAATCGCGTCGAGGTTGGTGTGGGGGTAGGCCGCGATCGCCCCAGCAACGGGTGTCGCCTCGGCGTGTCCGGTGCACAGCAGGACTTCGTCGAAAAGGGAGCCGTGCACCGCGAAGCGGTCGCCGACCGCGACGAGCTCGGTGACTTTGAGGTCACGCACCTCGACCGTGCACCCGCGCGGGACGTGCTGGACAAGCGCCTGCCACGACCGTGCCAGGAACCGCCCGACCTCGCGCCGCGGGGCGAACGGGTCGCTCGCGCCGCGCCACTCGTTGAAGGACCCGAGCCGCGTTTCAATCACATGGGCTGGGACGTTGAGCAGCCACTGCTGCGGCACCGTCGGCTGGAACGCCCCGATCCCGCTCGCCGAATCCAGCGGCCCGTCGTTGAACACAGTCAGATCGATGCGCGCGCCGCGCTGGCGGGCGTGCTCCATCAGCTCCTCGGCCGCCCACAGCCCGCGCGGGCCTGCGCCGATGATCGCTACCTTCACTTTTGCCACTACCGTCCTCGGTTGATGTTGTGCGTCGTCTCGCAGATAGCTTAGTCATACACTCTGGCGCATACCCGGTAAGTCGTGGTAGCGTCTGGACCTAGCTCATCCGCCGCGCCTGAAGGCGGCGTCGATGGGCAGCAAGATACTTTCGGGACACATCTACACGATTGGAGAGGACGACATGCGCGCATACCTGCAGCACCTGTCGCGATTTTACCTGCTCCAACAGCAGGCTGTGTCTCACGGCCCCGGCCTTGTGCGCGTAAAGAGTTAAAAAACCACCGCGCCCGGCATCGTGAGACGCACACATCCACGGTGCCGGTTTTTCATTCCCCCTTGTGGCGGCACTGTGGGTACGACGTACCCGAAGGTGCACCAGAATGTCACGCCACGAGTGAAGGAGATTTCCATGGCACGCAACAAGCGGGGCAGACCCAGTAGTAAAAACCGGTTCTCCTCGCGGCCCGTTAATACCAACCACCACGTCGAGGTTTTCGCCTCGCTTGTCGACGACAACGTCACCGAGCAGGCCAACCAGCTCGCCCGCCTGCCCTTTGTCCACCCGCACGTCGCGCTGATGCCAGACGCACACTACGGCATGGGCTCCGCCGTCGGCACCGTCTTCGGCACCATCGGGGCCGTGATTCCGGCTGCCGTCGGCGTCGACATCGGCTGCGGCATGATCGGCGTGCGCACCGGATTCACCGCCACCGACCTGGCTGGAGGCGATCTCACCCGCCTACGCGACGCGATCGAGGCGGCGATCCCGCTGTCCCCCGGCAACTACAACGAATGGATCCTCGGCGGCAGCGCCGAGGCACGCACCCGGGAGCTCGCCGAGCTGGCCGAAGACACAGGCGTTGACTTGTCGCACTCCCCGAAGTGGCGCCAGCAGCTCGGCTCGCTCGGCGGCGGCAACCACTTTATCGAGCTGTGCCTCGACGAGGAGGACCGAGTGTGGATGTTCCTGCATTCCGGCTCGCGCGGGGTGGGCAACAAGATTGCTCAGAAGCACATCGCCACGGCCCAGGAGCAGTGCGATAAGCACTGGGTACTGCTGGAGAACCGCGACCTTGCGTACCTCGTGGAGGACACGGCCGAGTTCGACTCCTACATCGCCGATCTCGCCTGGGCGCAGCGCTTCGCATGGCTCAACCGCGAGGAGATGATGGACCGCTTCGCTCGTGTGCTGGGAGAGTTCGTCGGTGCCGAGGTGGCAGAGGCCGAGCGGATCAACTGCCACCACAACTACACCCAGGTGGAGGAGCACTACGGGCAGAAGGTGTGGTTGACCCGCAAGGGCGCGATCCGCGCCGACGAGGGCGTCAAGGCGCTCATCCCTGGCTCGATGGGAACCTCGAGCTACGTTGTGTCGGGCAAAGGCTTCGCCCCGGCGCTGCGCTCGGCACCGCACGGCGCGGGCCGACGCTTCTCGCGAACCGAGGCCCGCAAACGGTTCACCGCCGCGGACCTGGACGAGCGCATGGGCGGGATTGTCTACCGCCCCGGCGACGCGTGGGTGGATGAGATCCCGGATGCCTACAAGGACATCGACCAGGTTATGGTGGACGCGGAGAAGCTGGTCAGCGTCGAGCACAAGCTGCGCCAGATCCTCAACGTCAAGGGCACCTAGTGGTCAGTGACGTTTTCCGCGACCCACTCGTCGTTGTAGATGGTGTCCAAGTAGGCGCGGCCGTCGTCGTGGAAAATGGCGACGATCTCGGCTCCCGGATTGTCACGCGCGAGCTTATCGACGCCCCACGCCACCGCCCCGCCCGACGCTCCGGGCAAAAACCCGGTGGCGTGTGCCGTTGTTCGCGCGGCGTTCACCGCATCGCGGGCATGTACTCGGATCACCTCATCGGGCTCGTTGAGCGTGGAGAGTTCGGTGACCACTCCCGCGCCGTAGCCGGGCAGGACGCGAGCTCCGCGAGCGCCGTCAAAAAGCACAGAGCCCTGCGCATCGATCGCCACGACGCGGGTGGGTAGCTTGTGCTTGGCAACGTAGCGCAGGCAGCCGCCGACCGTGCCCGTGGTGCTCACCGCGACGGCGAGGATGTCGGGGGCGTGGCCGAGCTGCTCGACGATCTCGCGCATCGTTCCTTCCTCGTGGGCGCTGAACGCGGCCCGGTTGGAATACTGGTCGAGGTTGATCGCACCGAGCTCATCGACGAGCGCGGCCACGAGCGCGCGCCTGGCCACGAGCCAGTCCCCCGTTTCCAAGTCGGGCCGCTCAACCTCGTGGATCGTGGCACCGAGGGCGCGGATGTGCGCCAGCGTTGAGGCGTTGGTGCGCCTGTCGACCACGCAGTGGAACTCCCATCCGCCGAGCACCGCTTCGCGGGCGAGGGCGACCCCGAGGTTGCCGGAGCTTGATTCGACGACCACGCTGTCTTTCGTGAGCACGCCGCGGCGCTGCGCGTCACGAACGAGGGCGCGCGCGGTGCGGTCCTTCGCGCTGCCGCCGGGGTTGAACGACTCGAGTTTGCCCCACAGCGGCCCGGCCCCAGGCGGTCGCAGTTGATCGAGGGCCACGAGCGGGGTATTTCCGATGGCGGAAAGCACGCCGGGCAGGGGTTCTAATGACATAATT
Above is a window of Corynebacterium sanguinis DNA encoding:
- a CDS encoding FAD/NAD(P)-binding protein, with the protein product MEHARQRGARIDLTVFNDGPLDSASGIGAFQPTVPQQWLLNVPAHVIETRLGSFNEWRGASDPFAPRREVGRFLARSWQALVQHVPRGCTVEVRDLKVTELVAVGDRFAVHGSLFDEVLLCTGHAEATPVAGAIAAYPHTNLDAIAPEDVVLVRGAALSFMDVVRYAPARAFFPVTRSGRFMEVKAYPACEPDLGRFSDAITTSASYEEFVSVLTEAARVVLDAQGGSGDVGVVIAGEDFTGDAVAELRASLAAATGERPWTAALAVGYVWRALYPAIIQRASFGGRDTLGGQRFYRLTRVLERVAFGPPPETARDLVDAIDAGRVRTDVLSRGDEDLAELAKEVGASVMVDSVTAAPGVVEGTLVGDLVAAGLAGTYDGVSLKVARDGTVDGQSHLAAAGRMNEGWILGHDTLRRDKHEVIPAWADRVSAAAMAHPGRVHGAPPLTARTENWAADLVANPEACQDLLDTYASPVNVLDPGPMESNINELVEAGKRCGVEVKVFFARKANKGLVFVDAVRDAGHGVDVASYDELRQVLGRGVAGERIIVSAAIKTDHLLRLAIEGSAVISVDNRDEYDRVVALAGENTALVAPRLAPDPSTMAPTRFGERLTAWAEHLSTIERNVRVVGVHAHLHGYAAADRSATIRECMRLIDSLRAAGHAPEFIDIGGGVPMSYIDDAEQWANYQAAIAAQRAGYAEPFTWKADPLTTTYPYHQHPTRGAWLEEVLGGGVADELRERGLRLHLEPGRSLLDGCGLILAQVAFVKTRSDGVPLVGVHMNRTQCRTTSDDYLVDPILVKRTPPSDEVEAFLVGAYCIEDEVILRRRIRFPQGVSASDIIAIPNTAGYFMHILESASHQIPLAKNVVWPSGELDAIDQPS
- a CDS encoding RtcB family protein, whose amino-acid sequence is MARNKRGRPSSKNRFSSRPVNTNHHVEVFASLVDDNVTEQANQLARLPFVHPHVALMPDAHYGMGSAVGTVFGTIGAVIPAAVGVDIGCGMIGVRTGFTATDLAGGDLTRLRDAIEAAIPLSPGNYNEWILGGSAEARTRELAELAEDTGVDLSHSPKWRQQLGSLGGGNHFIELCLDEEDRVWMFLHSGSRGVGNKIAQKHIATAQEQCDKHWVLLENRDLAYLVEDTAEFDSYIADLAWAQRFAWLNREEMMDRFARVLGEFVGAEVAEAERINCHHNYTQVEEHYGQKVWLTRKGAIRADEGVKALIPGSMGTSSYVVSGKGFAPALRSAPHGAGRRFSRTEARKRFTAADLDERMGGIVYRPGDAWVDEIPDAYKDIDQVMVDAEKLVSVEHKLRQILNVKGT
- a CDS encoding pyridoxal-phosphate dependent enzyme, encoding MSLEPLPGVLSAIGNTPLVALDQLRPPGAGPLWGKLESFNPGGSAKDRTARALVRDAQRRGVLTKDSVVVESSSGNLGVALAREAVLGGWEFHCVVDRRTNASTLAHIRALGATIHEVERPDLETGDWLVARRALVAALVDELGAINLDQYSNRAAFSAHEEGTMREIVEQLGHAPDILAVAVSTTGTVGGCLRYVAKHKLPTRVVAIDAQGSVLFDGARGARVLPGYGAGVVTELSTLNEPDEVIRVHARDAVNAARTTAHATGFLPGASGGAVAWGVDKLARDNPGAEIVAIFHDDGRAYLDTIYNDEWVAENVTDH